Below is a genomic region from Synergistes jonesii.
CTCGGGATCGGCGATGGCGGCGAAGACTTTTTCCGTGTCGTCGCGCTCGCAGATGGCGGCGGTCGGGCAGACCGCGGCGCACTGCCCGCAATATGAGCAGTAAACTTCGTCGAGGCCGAGGCCGAAGGCCGGTTCGACGATCGTCTTGAAGCCGCGGTTCACGAAGGAGTAGACGTCGAGCCCCTGACGCTCGTGGCAGGCCCTGATGCAGCGTCCGCAGAGGATGCACTTGTTGGGGTCGCGGACGAGGCTGGGGTTGTTTTCGTCTTTTACGGCCTTGCGCTTTTCGCCGGTGTAGGGCACTTCGCGGACGCCTATTTCGGCGGCCGTGCGCTGGAGTTCGCAGTCGTTGTTCTTCTGGCAGAAGAGGCAGTCCTGCGGGTGGTTCGCAAGAAGGAGTTCGATGACCGTCTTGCGCGTCTCGCGCACCTTCTGCGTGTTCGTGTGCACGACCATGCCGTCGGCGACTGGATATACGCAGGCCGCACCGAGCCCGCGCGCCTTTTCTATCTCAACGATGCACACGCGGCACGCGCCGACTTTCTCCAGCTCCGGATGGTAGCAGAGCTGCGGAATACGGATCCCGGCTTTGGCAGCGGCTTCTATTACGGTAAAATCAGAGGGCACCTCTACTGTTATGCCGTCTATTGTCACTTTAACAAGTTCCATATTATTTTTACTCCCCTTCCATTAGCCGAAATTATCCGCGCACGATCGCCTTGAACGGGCACTTCTCCATGCATACGCCGCACTTGATACATTTCGCGGTGTCGATGGAGTACACCTGCTTCGGCTGGCCGCTGATGGCGTTTGCCGGGCAGTTTCTCGCGCAGAGGCCGCAGCCTTTGCATGCGTCGGTTATCTTGTAGTTGAGAAGATGTTTGCATACGCCGGCCGGGCATCTCTTCTCCTTGATGTGGGCTTCGTACTCGTCTCTGAAGTAGCGGAGCGTGGAGAGGATCGGGTTCGGCGCCGTCTGTCCGAGGGCGCAGAGCGCGCCGGCTTTGATCGAGTAGGCGAGTTTTTCGAGCTTGTCGATGTCGCCGTCCTCGCCTTTGCCGTCGGTGATCTTTTCCAGCAGTTCGAGCATACGCTTAGTGCCTTCGCGGCACGGCGTGCATTTGCCGCAGGATTCCGACTGCGTGAAGTTGAGGAAGAACTTCGCGACGTCCACCATGCAGGTGTCCTCGTCCATCACGACGAGTCCGCCCGAGCCCATCATAGCGCCGGCGGCGATGAGCGAGTCATAGTCGATAGGCGTGTCGAGGAGCTCTTCGGGCATGCATCCGCCCGACGGTCCGCCGATCTGAACGGCCTTGAATTTCTTGCCGCCGATGATGCCGCCGCCGATGTCGAAGATGATCTCGCGCATCGTGATGCCCATCGGGACTTCGGCGAGCCCGGTGTTGTTGATTTTGCCGGTGAGGGCGAAGACCTTCGTCCCCTTTGATTTTTCAGTGCCGAGCTTGGCGAACTCCTCCGCGCCCACGCGGAAGATGTAAGGAATGTTCGCGAAGGTCTCGACGTTGTTTATATTAGAAGGCTTGCCCCAGAGCCCCTTAACCGCCGGGAAGGGCGGGCGGGGACGCGGCATGCCGCGGTTGCCTTCGATGGACTGCATAAGCGCGGTCTCTTCGCCGCAGACGAAGGCGCCGGCACCCTCTTTGATGTGGATGCGGAAGTTGAAGTCCGTGCCCAAGATGTGCTCTCCCAGGAGTCCGGCTTCTTCGGCCTGGGAGATGGCCTGCCTCAGGCGTTTGATCGCGAGCGGATACTCGGCGCGGCAGTAGATGTAGCCTTCGTCCGCCCCGATCGCGTAGGCGCCGATGCACATGCCTTCGAGTATCGCGTGCGGGTCGCCCTCAAGCAGCGAACGGTCCATGAACGCGCCGGGGTCCCCCTCGTCCGCGTTGCAGATGATGTATTTCTTCGGCCCAGGCGATTTCTGGCAGAAGCCCCACTTCATGCCCGTCGGGAAGCCGCCGCCGCCGCGTCCGCGGAGGCCGGTCTTTTTCATCTCTTCGACGACCTGCTGCGGCGTCATCGTAAGAAGGACTTTCGCGAGCCCTTCGTAGCCGTCGGCGCCGATGTATTCCTCAAGGGAGTCGGGGTTGATGCGCCCGCAGTTCTTGAGGACCTGGCGGTGCTGCTTCTTGTAGAAGTCGATCTGCGCGTAATCGGGGACGCTTTCCTCGGTGATGGGTTCTTTGTAGAGGAGGCGCCCGACGATACGCCCTTTGAGCAGATGCTCGCTGACTATCTCGGGGACGTCTTCGGGCGTGACGTGCGTGTAGAACGTTCCTTCGGGATATATGATGACGAGGGGGCCGTGCTCACAGAAGCCCTGGCACCCCGTTTCGACCACCGCCACCTCTTTCTCGAGGCCGGCGGCCTTTACTTCGTCTTTGAATTTTGCGATCACCTTAAGGGAGCCGCCGGAGGTGCAGCCAGTTCCCGCGCATACCAGTACATGTGCTCTTACGAGAGCCATAGAAAATTCCTCCCTTCAGCCTACGCTTCTTTGCTGGGAATCTTGCCTATGACAAGATCCTGAACGACGACGCCGTTGATGAGATGGTCCGCTATAATGCGCGGAACGTCGCTCGGCTTCACGTTTCCGTAGGTGACTCTGTCCTTGCCTGGAAGGACTACGTCGAGAAGGGGCTCCTTCTGGCACATGCCGATACATCCGGTCTGGAGGACCGCCACGTCGTGTATGTTGCGCTTTGCAAGCTCTTCGAGTACGGCCGTCATCACCGTGCGCGCGCCCGCCGCTATGCCGCAGGTGCCCATGCCGATGATGATCTGTTTCTCGTTTAGTTTTCTCGTTTCTGTCTGCTGCTTAGCGGCAGCCTTTATCTTACGAAGATCTTCAAGACTCTTGATTGCCATTTAAAATTCCTCCCCTCAGCCTACGCGTACTGGTCCAGGATCTCACCGATCTTCTGCGGTGTGAGCCTTCCATGAGTCTCGTCGTTGACCATGACGCAGGGAGCGAGCCCGCACGCGCCTATGCAGGCGACCGTCTCAAGCGTGAACTTGAGGTCACCCGTCGTAGACTGGCCTTCTTTGAGGCCGAGCTTGTCCCTGATTCCCTGCAGGACGTTCTTCGCTCCGCGGACGTGGCATGCCGTCCCCTGGCAGGAACGGATGATATTCTTCCCGCGCGGCTCAAGATGGAACTGCGCATAGAAGGTCACCACGCCGAATATCTGGCTGATAGGAATTTCAAGCTGTTTGCCGATTTCGATCAGGACATCTTTAGGCAGATAGCCGAAGATATCCTGAGCCTGCTGAAGCACGGGAATGACGCTTCCCTTAGTGCCGCGGTATTTGCCGAGGAGCTCTGCCAGCTGCTCCCACTGCATTTCCGACGTTTTCTCCACCATAAAACGCACCCTCCTTAGTTGTTGCCTCTTCCAGACCCTCCCGTCCGAAAAAGACGCCGATGTAACTATTTGTAGAAAGTTACAAATCAATTCGCTGCGCCCGATGCGAAGCACACGCAACAGAGCACTTGCGAAAAAGTACACAAAGCATCATTATTATATCCTAACACGGCGATTAATAGCAACCGAGATTCTTACTTTTTTCACAAAATAAATATGGATTTGTCTATTTAATTCATTTATGCCGAGTTTTCAGACTAATTTTTATAGAACATTTTTTTATATCGTTTTGAATGGGCTGGAGCGCGGGGAAAAATAGTATAATCTGCGCAGGCACAACAGCCTAATATCAGATGAAGGGGCCTTTGCGTTGAAGAGTAAAAGCGCGGGCGGAGCGCGCCCGTTCGATTATATTATCGTCCTCGTCACGGTGGTCATATGGGGCGGCAGCTTCGCCTCGACCAAATACGCGCTCGCGCAGGCCGAGCCTTCCCTCATTCTGCTGATGCGCTTTTTCTTCGCCGTGCTCGTGCTCGCCGCCGGCTGTTATTTCGAGGGGACGCTGCGGCTGCCGGCGCGCGAAGAGCTGCCGTCGCTCCTCTTCATGGGCTTTCAGGGGATATTTTTTCACCAGGGGATACAGGCCGTGGCGATGAAGACGGCCGGGGCCGGCAACTCGAACTGGATGATGGTCGCCTCTCCGGCGCTCGTCGCCGTGCTGGGGCGGATATTCTTGAAGGAAAAAATTTCGCGGGCGGGGGCGGCCGGGCTTCTGCTCGCCGCCGCAGGCGTTGCTTTAGTGCTCGCGCGCGGCACCGTAAAGGGGACGGCCGAAAGCGGCTCTTTCGGCTCGGTCGGAGATTATATCATGCTCTTCTCTGTGCTCAACTGGGCGGTATTCCTTATAATATCGCGCAAATTCCTGCGCGCTTCGCTGCCTCCGGCTTTCTCTATCTTCTGGGAGCTAGTCTTCGCGTTTTTCTATGCGCTTGCGGCGTCGTTCGTCGTCGGGACGAATTTTTCGCTCGTCGCAACCTTCTCGCCGCAGACGTGGCTTTCGATAGTCTTTCTCGGCGCGCTATCCTCGGGGCTCGCTTATCTCTTCTGGTACAAGGAGCTCGCGATATTTCCGGTCGCAAAGCTGGTGATATTCCAGTTTCTCCAGCCCGTCGCCGGCATGGCCATATCGTACCTACTGATAGGCGAGCGCTATACGCCGTGGCTGGCGCTCGGCGCCGCGATGATCGTATGCGGCATCTGCCTTGTCAATAAAAAATGACGACCTTGCGGGACCGCGCCGCAAACGCTCGTAAAAACGAAGGGCAAGGAATACATAGTCGCAAGAAAGAAGGGCGGAGTATTCTTAAAATTGCCGCGAAAGGCGGACGAAGGGAAGAGGCGGCGCTCCGCCTCTTCCCTTTCTCCTCAGAGGGTTTCGCGGCAATCTTTTAACCGCGCCGCGCCCGATGGTGCACCGCGCGGTATAAAACCGCGCCGCCCGGATAGACGGAGACGTTTTCGAAGCCGTGCTGCGCCAGTATGCGCGCTGCGGTGTAGGCGCGGGCGCCTATCGCGCAGAGTATTATTATTTCGCCGCCGCGATATTTTTCCAGTTCGCCGAGTCTTTCGCGCAGCTTGCCGAGAGGGATGTGCAGCGCGCCGGGCGCCTTATACGCTGCGAGCTCGCGTTCTTCGCGCACTTCGATAAGAAGCGCTTCGGGGTTCCTCTCCATCTCGTCCCACGGGCAGAAGCGGACGAGCCCCGCAAGGAGATTTTCCGCGACATATCCCGCCATGTTGACGGGGTCCTTCGCGGAGGAGAAGGGCGGCGCGTAAGCGAATTCCAGTTCCTTCAGGTCGCCGACCGAAGCCCCGAAGCGCATCGCGGCGGATATCGTGTCTATGCGCTTGTCGGCTCCGCCTCCGACGGCCTGCGCGCCGAGGATGCGCCTGTCTTTGAGCGAAAACACCAGCTTGAGCGTCAGCGGTGTCCAGCCCGGATAGTAGCCGGCGTGCGATTTCTGCGCGATTATCAGGCTTTCGTAGTCGCGCCCCTTTTCGAGCCCCAGCTTTTGCAGCTTTTTCTCGTTCATACCTGTCGCCGCCGCGGCGAGGCCGAAGACGCGCGCGATCGAAGTGCCCTGCGTGCCGCCGTAGCGCGCGCCGACACCCGCGATGTTGTCCGCCGCCACTCTCCCCTGCTTGTTGGAGGGGCCGGCGAGAGGGATCATCGCGCGCCCCTTCATGACGAACTCCTCGACCTCGGTCACGTCGCCGACCGCGAAAATGCAGGGGTCGGAGGTGCGCTGGGCCGCGTCCGTCACGACGCCGCCGCGTTCGTTCACTTTTAGCCCCGCGCCGCGCGCGAGTTCACAGTTCGGGCGCACGCCGATCGACAGGATCGCCAGCTGCGCGCCGACGCTCTTGCCGCTTTTGAGCTCCAGCAGGACGCCGCCCGCTTCGTCGCGGAAAGAGGAGACCGCGTCGCCAAGGATAAGTTCGACGCCGGCGTCCCTGATTCTCTCGTGGAGCAGTTGCGCCATCTCGAAGTCGAGCGGCGTCATCACCTGATCCAGCGCCTCTATAAGCGTGACCTTGACGCCGGCCGCGTGCAGATTTTCTGCGGTCTCCAGCCCGATGAAGCCGCCTCCTACGACCACCGCGCTTTCGATACTCTTCTGCTCTATCATCGCTCTGATGCACTCGGCGTCCTCCACCGTCCAAAGCGTCGCAACGCGCGGCGAGGTTATACCGGGGATGTCGGGGCGCAGCGGCGAAGAGCCCGTGGCCAGCACCAGCGTGTCGTAACTTTCCTCGTACGTCCGGCCGCTTTGCAGCTCTTTGACCGTCACCCTCTTTTTCTTCCTGTCTATAGATACGACTTCGCTGAGCAGTCGCACGTCGGCCTTGAATCTGTCGCGCAAGAACTCCGTCTTCAGCACGAGCAGCGCGTCGCGCGACTCGATCTCGCCGCCGACGCGGTAGGGCAGGCCGCAGTTCGCGTAGGAGACGTGCTCCCCGCGCTCGAAAATGATTATCTCGGCCTCTTCGTCGAGTCTGCGCAGCCGTGCCGCGCAGCTCGCGCCTCCGGCGACGCCGCCGACTATCAAAACTTTTTTGTTCATCGTCGATTCTCCCTTCGTTCGGGCGCGGCTTCCGCCGATTCTCCCGATTCAAAGAAATCCTACGGCTAAGGCGCGGGAAGGTCTGTGATGTTGTCACATTCCGCAGGCGAAAACAAAGTTTATTGTACCCACTTAGAAAAACCACGCTTTTCAGCGACGACCGACATAGAACGAAGTTAGTAATTCTGTGAGATGGCAGGAAGGAATAAAACCTCTTGAAAATATATGTTAAAACATATACAATGTGGCGTGAGATAAAAATAAGGAGGAGCCAAAGTGGTTTACACGATCGACGAGTTGCGCGAGTTTATTGAGCCGATTGCCAGAAAATACCGGCTTCGCGCGGTATACTTATTCGGTTCCTACGCTAGAAATAATGCCACGGATTCCAGTGATGTGGATATTCTGGTAGACAGAGAGGGCTCCGTTATCCGCAGCATGTTCGACATGGGCGGGCTATATGCCGATCTGTGCGACAATATCGGCAGGGAGGTCGACCTTGTCACAACGCAGACATTAGAACAAAAAAGCACACAAGAACGGATGCCGTGGTTTGTGGATAATTTGCAGAAAGAAAAGGTCAAAATTTATGAACAACGGTGATCGCCAAAGACTTCTGCATATTCACAGGTATTGCCAAGACATTGCGAGATTTGTTGAGAGATTCGGCAAGGATTATACGACGTTCGTCGAGGATAGAGCCTACCTCAGCGCGGTGTCAATGTGCGTTCTCCAGATCGGCGAATTAGCAAATGGGCTCTCCGACGAGTTCCGCGAAGAGACAAAAGACCAGATGCCATGGGGAATGATACGCGGTATGCGAAACTGGATAGCGCATGCGTATGCGGAAATGGATGAAGCCATCATTTGGGAAACCGCTATAAATGATATTCCCAGGCTCCTCCACTTCTGCGACAGCCTTTTGGAGACGGGGGAGGACAACCAATGAGCGCCGCGATGACAATTGACGAAGAATTAAAAGTTGAGCATGAGATAATTCAATCCCTGGTCGACGCCCGGAAGGCAAACGGGCTCACCCAAAAACAACTCGCGGAAAAGACGGGGATCACTCAGTCCGACATAAGCAAGCTGGAAAACGGCGGCGCAAACCCGTCGCTTCGTACGCTTCGCCGGCTTGCGGCCGCTCTGGGTATGCGGGTCAAGATCGAATTCGTTGCCAGGTAAGGTCTGATTTTGCAGAAACATTTTAGAAAACCGAGCTTTTCAGCGGCAACCATACTATTTTATGGGAGTCCGGCAGCACGCGCATTCTCTTCTTCTGTGATGACTTTATTTATATGCTAAGGTGAAGCGGCCGAGGCCGGCCGCTTCACCTTAGAGGTTTGTGGTATTTTCGAAAAATCCGTTTACTTCTTGAGCTGTCTTACGACGTCGATGACCGTGCCGTCCCTCCATTCGACGACGCCGATGATTCTGTCCGTCGTCCTGACGGGGTCTGTGGGGCCGGACATTTTCTTCGCGTGCGCCGCAAGCTCCTCCATCGGGACGAGCGGCAGATCCTTCACGCCGCTCACCGCGTCGAGAAGGTCTTTTCTGCGCGGGTTGATCGTGACGCCGTATTCGGTGACGATCGCGTCGATGACTTCGCCCGGCGTCGTGACGTTGTAAACGCTGTCGGTGACGCAGGGGATCCTGCCGCGGAGAAGGGGCTGCGCGATTATCGTGAGCTTCGCTCCGGCCGCCGTGTCCTGATGTCCGCCAGTGCCGTGCAACAGGGCGCCGTCGGCCTCCGTGTTGACGTTGGCGTTGAAGTCCGTGTCGACCTCGGTGGCACCCAGGATGACGACGTCCAACATGTTGACAGCCGCACCGCAGTTCCACGGGTTCGCGTACCAGTCGGCGGAGATTTCGATGTGGTTCGGGTTTTCGCCGATAGATCTGACCGCGTCGAGGTCGAAGGACTGGACGTCCATCAGCTTGCCGACGAGCCCCTCTTTGAGGAGTTCAACGAAGTAGCCTGTGATGCCGCCGAGTCCGAACCCGCCCTTGATGCCCTTCTTGAGCATCGCTTCTTTCATGAAGGCGGTGACTGCGAGCGGGATGCCGCCAGCGCCGGTCTGGAAGGATATGCCGTCTTTGAAGTAGGGGCTGGCCTCGATG
It encodes:
- a CDS encoding DMT family transporter; protein product: MKSKSAGGARPFDYIIVLVTVVIWGGSFASTKYALAQAEPSLILLMRFFFAVLVLAAGCYFEGTLRLPAREELPSLLFMGFQGIFFHQGIQAVAMKTAGAGNSNWMMVASPALVAVLGRIFLKEKISRAGAAGLLLAAAGVALVLARGTVKGTAESGSFGSVGDYIMLFSVLNWAVFLIISRKFLRASLPPAFSIFWELVFAFFYALAASFVVGTNFSLVATFSPQTWLSIVFLGALSSGLAYLFWYKELAIFPVAKLVIFQFLQPVAGMAISYLLIGERYTPWLALGAAMIVCGICLVNKK
- a CDS encoding HepT-like ribonuclease domain-containing protein; protein product: MNNGDRQRLLHIHRYCQDIARFVERFGKDYTTFVEDRAYLSAVSMCVLQIGELANGLSDEFREETKDQMPWGMIRGMRNWIAHAYAEMDEAIIWETAINDIPRLLHFCDSLLETGEDNQ
- the nuoF gene encoding NADH-quinone oxidoreductase subunit NuoF, with amino-acid sequence MALVRAHVLVCAGTGCTSGGSLKVIAKFKDEVKAAGLEKEVAVVETGCQGFCEHGPLVIIYPEGTFYTHVTPEDVPEIVSEHLLKGRIVGRLLYKEPITEESVPDYAQIDFYKKQHRQVLKNCGRINPDSLEEYIGADGYEGLAKVLLTMTPQQVVEEMKKTGLRGRGGGGFPTGMKWGFCQKSPGPKKYIICNADEGDPGAFMDRSLLEGDPHAILEGMCIGAYAIGADEGYIYCRAEYPLAIKRLRQAISQAEEAGLLGEHILGTDFNFRIHIKEGAGAFVCGEETALMQSIEGNRGMPRPRPPFPAVKGLWGKPSNINNVETFANIPYIFRVGAEEFAKLGTEKSKGTKVFALTGKINNTGLAEVPMGITMREIIFDIGGGIIGGKKFKAVQIGGPSGGCMPEELLDTPIDYDSLIAAGAMMGSGGLVVMDEDTCMVDVAKFFLNFTQSESCGKCTPCREGTKRMLELLEKITDGKGEDGDIDKLEKLAYSIKAGALCALGQTAPNPILSTLRYFRDEYEAHIKEKRCPAGVCKHLLNYKITDACKGCGLCARNCPANAISGQPKQVYSIDTAKCIKCGVCMEKCPFKAIVRG
- the nuoE gene encoding NADH-quinone oxidoreductase subunit NuoE; its protein translation is MVEKTSEMQWEQLAELLGKYRGTKGSVIPVLQQAQDIFGYLPKDVLIEIGKQLEIPISQIFGVVTFYAQFHLEPRGKNIIRSCQGTACHVRGAKNVLQGIRDKLGLKEGQSTTGDLKFTLETVACIGACGLAPCVMVNDETHGRLTPQKIGEILDQYA
- a CDS encoding FAD-dependent oxidoreductase encodes the protein MNKKVLIVGGVAGGASCAARLRRLDEEAEIIIFERGEHVSYANCGLPYRVGGEIESRDALLVLKTEFLRDRFKADVRLLSEVVSIDRKKKRVTVKELQSGRTYEESYDTLVLATGSSPLRPDIPGITSPRVATLWTVEDAECIRAMIEQKSIESAVVVGGGFIGLETAENLHAAGVKVTLIEALDQVMTPLDFEMAQLLHERIRDAGVELILGDAVSSFRDEAGGVLLELKSGKSVGAQLAILSIGVRPNCELARGAGLKVNERGGVVTDAAQRTSDPCIFAVGDVTEVEEFVMKGRAMIPLAGPSNKQGRVAADNIAGVGARYGGTQGTSIARVFGLAAAATGMNEKKLQKLGLEKGRDYESLIIAQKSHAGYYPGWTPLTLKLVFSLKDRRILGAQAVGGGADKRIDTISAAMRFGASVGDLKELEFAYAPPFSSAKDPVNMAGYVAENLLAGLVRFCPWDEMERNPEALLIEVREERELAAYKAPGALHIPLGKLRERLGELEKYRGGEIIILCAIGARAYTAARILAQHGFENVSVYPGGAVLYRAVHHRARRG
- a CDS encoding (2Fe-2S) ferredoxin domain-containing protein, which codes for MAIKSLEDLRKIKAAAKQQTETRKLNEKQIIIGMGTCGIAAGARTVMTAVLEELAKRNIHDVAVLQTGCIGMCQKEPLLDVVLPGKDRVTYGNVKPSDVPRIIADHLINGVVVQDLVIGKIPSKEA
- a CDS encoding nucleotidyltransferase family protein; the protein is MVYTIDELREFIEPIARKYRLRAVYLFGSYARNNATDSSDVDILVDREGSVIRSMFDMGGLYADLCDNIGREVDLVTTQTLEQKSTQERMPWFVDNLQKEKVKIYEQR
- a CDS encoding helix-turn-helix domain-containing protein; translation: MSAAMTIDEELKVEHEIIQSLVDARKANGLTQKQLAEKTGITQSDISKLENGGANPSLRTLRRLAAALGMRVKIEFVAR